Proteins co-encoded in one Xiphophorus couchianus chromosome 16, X_couchianus-1.0, whole genome shotgun sequence genomic window:
- the LOC114160204 gene encoding tripartite motif-containing protein 16-like isoform X1 translates to MTTTSTDVEENLREKVEDRPPATPLRQDVMCDSCMDAPSRALKSCLTCLVSYCEAHLRPHLEKDKFQNHRLVDPLHDIERQTCEVHQLPFKSFCFLDECSICGDCEGQEHEGHEILSLEEARVHFETELLQKHQRISQHVSDVERIIGKLQSNGDLIKSSAQEVCVTVEQQFNRLQKTVEEARKRVEALLEGEQKQALRQGESIQAHLEQKRVKLMKTADKMKKLSKSKSDVDFLKDYTEGKKGLIDICMSTVHISRMHHLHSWAQAVTDVTQELCDLIMESYSEKMNMVSKSAGAKHAMPESLPSTLPDPETQEDFLTYTTRLTFDPDTTHYFLRLTVDNRKLTNTSPWRHSYQDHPSRFEYWRQAMTSESLYLGRHYIEAELSGVGTHVGVAYRSIDPKGEESGSCITGNDFSWCVGRNNRGFSVWHAGEETPLEASDIARVGIYVDFHRGLVSFYNTTGPMMLLHTYNTDFIEPLYITAWLSKKDNVVTLVNAK, encoded by the exons ATGACGACGACCAGCACAGATGTCGAGGAGAACTTGAGGGAAAAAGTGGAGGATCGGCCACCAGCCACACCACTGCGACAAGATGTGATGTGTGATTCCTGCATGGACGCCCCCAGCAGAGCGCTTAAATCCTGTCTGACTTGTCTGGTCTCCTACTGCGAAGCCCACCTCAGACCCCATCTAGAGAAAGACAAATTTCAGAACCATCGCTTAGTGGATCCCCTCCATGACATCGAGCGCCAGACTTGTGAAGTTCATCAGCTTCCCTTCAAGAGCTTTTGCTTTCTGGATGAGTGCTCTATCTGTGGGGACTGCGAGGGTCAGGAGCACGAAGGACACGAGATATTGTCTTTGGAGGAGGCTCGAGTACACTTTGAG ACTGAACTTCTGCAGAAACACCAGAGGATCAGTCAACATGTCTCAGATGTAGAGAGAATAATTGGAAAATTGCAGAGCAACGGTGATTTAATCAAG TCTTCAGCGCAGGAGGTTTGTGTTACTGTTGAACAGCAGTTCAATAGGCTGCAGAAGACTGTTGAAGAGGCCAGAAAACGGGTAGAGGCGCTTTTGGAAGGAGAGCAAAAGCAAGCTCTGAGACAAGGGGAGAGCATTCAGGCACATCTGGAGCAGAAGAGGGTGAAGCTGATGAAAACTGCAGATAAGATGAAGAAACTATCCAAGAGCAAATCTGATGTTGATTTCCTAAAG GATTACACAGAGGGGAAGAAGGGACTGATCGACATATGCATGTCCACTGTGCACATCAGTCGAATGCACCATCTACATTCATGGGCTCAAGCAGTGACTGATGTAACTCAGGAGTTGTGTGACCTGATTATGGAGTCCTACAGTGAAAAAATGAACATGGTCTCCAAAAGTG CAGGTGCTAAACACGCGATGCCAGAATCTCTGCCATCTACTCTTCCTGATCCTGAGACCCAGGAAGACTTCTTGACAT acACAACGAGGTTAACCTTTGACCCCGACACTACCCATTACTTCCTGCGTCTAACGGTGGACAACAGAAAGTTAACCAACACCAGCCCCTGGCGGCACAGCTACCAGGACCACCCCAGCCGCTTTGAATACTGGCGTCAGGCCATGACTTCAGAGAGCCTCTACCTGGGGAGACATTACATCGAAGCAGAGCTGAGCGGAGTGGGCACACATGTCGGGGTTGCCTACAGGAGCATCGATCCTAAGGGAGAGGAAAGTGGCAGCTGCATCACCGGGAATGACTTTTCTTGGTGCGTTGGAAGGAACAACAGAGGTTTCTCTGTCTGGCATGCTGGGGAGGAGACACCCCTGGAAGCCTCTGATATAGCAAGGGTTGGCATATATGTTGACTTTCATCGAGGTTTGGTGTCTTTCTATAACACAACAGGGCCTATGATGCTGCTCCACACGTACAACACTGACTTTATAGAGCCCTTATATATAACAGCCTGGTTGTCAAAGAAAGACAATGTTGTGACTCTGGTTAATGCAAAATGA
- the amn gene encoding LOW QUALITY PROTEIN: protein amnionless (The sequence of the model RefSeq protein was modified relative to this genomic sequence to represent the inferred CDS: inserted 2 bases in 1 codon) yields MNFSSKPCCSHVCHKVGIKGQXIFRSLPQTFKMLKMAQVLLICCLVGATNALYKQWIPDTNYENKTNWDKGEVPCGSDTVQFSSQRKVSVFVETTHAVQEMTLPMDGEIILNSGAGFYVISGQDPDCGAGVMTKFKDADSLQWFNPALWQAAATLNDLQDGHFLFSVHEESVPCQQDDVVFKPLSSFRVDTSSSQTTIPVKSVSVLGNVFDSKSEFSEYLGSQSGLLQFHGSSSVTVGNPSCGDATGCDCGNSVNHERICSTVTCGTLSCKKPLLPIGHCCEVCGTIIFIHFSDSFNLENYRGRIRHLFLSLPKYQSIQLGMSKILKPQRLMGIIPFGSSPEIQVVILDGETGKLSEVLAQDMTKDIKSHGSNLGITGAEIQTASEPGSSAGTVVGAVFGVLLVVTLIVIVVVLIRKGIVQMPPMPSMPSMPSMPSLSRFRRNTDVDDLNAAADRGFDNPIFDKPDMLNNISGLYSTDSISMTQAGVHFINPAYDENEIDFTV; encoded by the exons ATGAACTTTAGCAGTAAGCCGTGCTGCTCTCATGTTTGTCACAAGGTTGGAATCAAAGGTCA TATTTTCCGTTCTTTGCCACAAACATTCAAGATGCTGAAAATGGCACAAGTACTCCTCATCTGCTGTCTTGTTGGGGCAACAAATGCCCTTTACAAGCAGTGGATTCCTGATACCAATTACGAGAATAAGACCAACTGGGATAAAGGAGAAGTTCCGTGCGGAAGTGACACAGTTCAGTTTTCATCTCAAAGAAAAGTGTCTGTGTTTGTGGAAACCACTCATGCCGTGCAGGAGATGACGCTACCGATGGATGGTGAGATCATTCTGAATTCGGGAGCTGGCTTTTATGTAATCAGCGGACAGGACCCTGATTGCGGAGCAGGAGTGATGACCAAGTTCAAAGACGCTGACTCGCTTCAATGGTTTAATCCTGCTCTGTGGCAGGCAGCTGCAACTCTGAATGATCTACAGGATGGACATTTCCTCTTCTCGGTGCATGAGGAGAGCGTACCCTGTCAGCAGGATGACGTCGTGTTCAAACCCCTCTCCTCTTTCCGTGTGGACACCAGCTCCAGCCAGACCACCATCCCCGTCAAATCCGTATCTGTGCTGGGAAATGTATTTGACAGCAAGTCCGAGTTCTCCGAGTATCTTGGCTCACAATCAGGCCTGCTGCAGTTTCACGGGTCATCATCAGTCACTGTTGGAAACCCAAGTTGTGGGGATGCTACTGGCTGTGACTGTGGGAACTCTGTCAACCATGAACGCATCTGCAGCACAGTGACCTGTGGCACTCTGAGCTGTAAAAAGCCTTTGCTTCCCATCGGACACTGCTGCGAGGTGTGTGGCACAATCATCTTCATCCATTTTTCTGACAGCTTTAACCTGGAAAATTATAGGGGACGAATCCGTCACCTTTTCCTTTCACTGCCAAAATATCAGTCCATTCAGCTGGGCATGTCTAAAATCTTAAAGCCACAGAGGTTGATGGGAATTATCCCATTTGGATCTTCACCTGAAATTCAAGTAGTCATTCTGGATGGAGAGACTGGGAAACTATCGGAAGTGCTGGCCCAGGACATGACCAAGGATATTAAATCTCATGGCTCAAATCTGGGCATAACAGGAGCCGAAATTCAGACTGCTAGTGAGCCTGGAAGCAGTGCAGGGACAGTAGTTGGGGCAGTGTTTGGAGTCTTACTCGTGGTTACACTTATTGTGATTGTGGTTGTGCTAATCCGTAAGGGAATTGTACAGATGCCTCCGATGCCTTCGATGCCTTCGATGCCTTCGATGCCATCTCTGAGCCGCTTCAGGAGAAACACTGACGTCGATGATCTCAACGCGGCCGCTGACCGTGGATTTGACAATCCGATATTTGATAAACCTGATATGCTGAATAACATTTCTGGTCTGTATAGCACTGATTCCATCTCCATGACTCAGGCAGGCGTGCACTTTATAAATCCAGCTTATGATGAGAACGAAATAGATTTTACAGTTTGA
- the hid1a gene encoding protein HID1, whose product MGSSDSKLNFRKAVIQLTTKTQPVEATEDAFWDQFWADTTITVQDVFALVPAAEIRAVREESPSNLATLCYKAVEKLVQGAESGCPTDREKQVILNCTRILTRILPYIFEDQDWRGFFWSTVPGAGHAGTDELDDDDGARPLAESLLLAIADLLFCPDFTVHSHRRGPDSVENMQSLDSCEYIWEAGVGFAQSPPLNYIHDLNRAELLRLLLTCFSEAMYLPPSPDNSVLNPWVTFFCSTENRHALPLFTSLLNVVCAYDPVGYGIPYNHLLFADYREQLVEQAVQILIVTLEHDGGVPRPAASSSSIEELENAGPENLFVNYLSRIHREEDFDFVLKGLARLLTNPLAQTYLPHSTKKIQFHQELLVLFWKLCDFNKKFLFFVLKSSDVLDVLVPILYYLNDARADQSRVGLMHIGVFILLLLSGERNFGVRLNKPYSLHVPMDIPVFTGTHADLLIVVFHKIITTGHQRLQPLFDCLLTIIVNVSPYLKSLSMVAANKLLHLLEAFSTTWFLFSTVQNHHLVFFLLEAFNNIIQYQFDGNCNLVYAIIRKRNVFHQLANLPSDPATIQKALQRKKKSPDVISRTSSQETVSMEGSHPAVPAEPGTLKASLVAIPGIDKLTEKSQVSEDGTMVSIPKVDSPQTVHSNQSVAAGSSDTESNSGRDNEDVFYTEAEMERRRLSSASSTSLWTPTPEWIISWKCKLPLQTIMRLLQVLVPQVEKICIDKGLTDESEILKFLQHGTLVGLLPVPHPILIRKYQANAGTAMWFRTYMWGVVYLRNVDPPIWYDTDVRLFEIQRM is encoded by the exons ATGGGAAGCAGCGATTCAAAGCTAAATTTCAGGAAAGCGGTGATCCAGCTCACGACCAAAACgcag CCGGTGGAAGCCACAGAGGATGCCTTCTGGGACCAGTTCTGGGCAGACACCACCATCACAGTCCAGGATGTTTTTGCTCTGGTGCCAGCTGCAGAGATAAGAGCTGTTCGAGAGGAGTCGCCGTCAAACCTGGCAACCCTCTGCTATAAG GCTGTGGAGAAGCTGGTGCAGGGAGCAGAGTCTGGCTGTCCAACCGATAGGGAGAAGCAGGTGATTCTGAACTGCACTCGCATCCTGACCCGGATTCTTCCCTACATCTTTGAGGACCAAGACTGGAGAGGTTTCTTCTGGTCAACGGTGCCTGGTGCAGGACATGCTGGG ACAGATGAGCTGGATGACGATGATGGAGCCCGACCACTGGCTGAGTCGCTGCTCTTGGCAATCGCTGACCTGCTCTTCTGCCCTGACTTCACTGTGCACAGTCACAGAAGAGGCCCT GACTCAGTGGAGAACATGCAGTCTTTAGACAGCTGTGAGTACATCTGGGAGGCTGGGGTGGGATTTGCACAGTCCCCGCCTCTTAACTACATCCATGACCTCAACAG GGCAGAGCTGCTGAGGTTGTTACTAACCTGCTTCTCAGAGGCCATGTACCTGCCTCCTTCACCCGACAACAGCGTCCTCAACCCCTGGGTCACATTCTTCTGCTCCACAGAAAATAG acATGCTCTTCCTCTATTCACATCTCTCCTCAACGTGGTCTGTGCTTATGATCCGGTGGGCTACGGTATCCCCTACAACCACCTGCTATTCGCAGACTACCgggagcagctggtggagcaGGCTGTACAGATTCTTATTGTGACACTGGAGCACGATGGAGGAGTTCCCCGACCTGCTGCTTCATCATCCAGCATAGAGGAACTAGAG AATGCTGGCCCTGAAAACCTCTTTGTCAATTACTTGTCAAGGATTCACAGAGAagag GACTTTGACTTTGTGCTGAAGGGGCTCGCTCGTCTACTGACCAATCCTCTGGCTCAGACGTACCTGCCCCACTCCACCAAGAAAATTCAATTCCACCAAGAGCTGCTGGTGCTTTTCTGGAAACTCTGCGACTTCAATAAG AAATTCTTGTTTTTCGTCCTGAAGAGCAGTGATGTGCTGGATGTTCTCGTTCCAATTCTCTATTACCTGAATGATGCCAGGGCAGATCAAT CTCGTGTCGGACTCATGCACATCggtgtgtttattttgctcCTGCTGAGCGGGGAGAGAAACTTTGGTGTGCGCTTGAATAAGCCATATTCTCTCCATGTTCCAATGGACATCCCGGTGTTCACAGGGACGCACGCAGACCTGCTGATAGTG gTTTTTCACAAAATTATCACCACAGGACAccagcgcctccagcctctctTCGACTGCCTGCTCACAATTATTGTCAATG TTTCCCCCTACCTGAAGAGCCTGTCCATGGTAGCAGCCAATAAACTACTCCACCTGCTGGAGGCCTTCTCCACCACCTGGTTTCTGTTCTCCACCGTTCAGAACCACCATCTTGTCTTCTTCCTTCTTGAGGCTTTCAACAACATTATCCAGTACCAGTTTGATG GAAACTGCAATCTTGTCTATGCCATCATCCGCAAGCGCAACGTATTCCACCAGCTGGCAAATCTGCCCTCTGACCCCGCTACAATCCAAAAGGCTttgcagaggaagaagaagtcACCAGATGTGATTTCCCGCACAAGCTCCCAAGAGACTGTGTCCATGGAGGGCTCCCACCCCGCGGTGCCAGCAGAACCGGGTACACTGAAGGCCAGCCTAGTCGCTATACCAG GCATAGATAAGTTGACTGAGAAATCACAGGTATCCGAGGACGGGACCATGGTGTCAATCCCAAAGGTAGACTCTCCACAGACGGTCCACTCAAACCAAAGTGTAGCCGCTGGGAGCAGTGACACAGAGTCAAACTCAGGCAGAGACAATGAG GATGTTTTCTACACTGAAGCAGAGATGGAAAGAAGGCGTTTGTCAAGTGCCTCTTCGACTTCGTTATGGACTCCTACCCCAGAATGG ATCATATCTTGGAAATGCAAGTTGCCCCTTCAGACTATCATGCGTCTTCTACAAGTACTAGTTCCCCAGGTGGAAAAGATCTGCATTGACAA GGGTCTAACAGATGAATCAGAGATCCTGAAGTTCCTTCAGCATGGCACGTTAGTGGGCCTGTTGCCGGTTCCTCACCCCATCCTCATCAGAAAGTATCAGGCCAATGCGGGTACTGCTATGTGGTTTCGTACTTACATGTGGGGAGTTGTTTACTTGCG caaTGTGGATCCTCCCATCTGGTATGACACTGACGTGCGCCTTTTTGAGATCCAGAGGATGTAA
- the LOC114160204 gene encoding tripartite motif-containing protein 16-like isoform X2 yields MTTTSTDVEENLREKVEDRPPATPLRQDVMCDSCMDAPSRALKSCLTCLVSYCEAHLRPHLEKDKFQNHRLVDPLHDIERQTCEVHQLPFKSFCFLDECSICGDCEGQEHEGHEILSLEEARVHFETELLQKHQRISQHVSDVERIIGKLQSNGDLIKSSAQEVCVTVEQQFNRLQKTVEEARKRVEALLEGEQKQALRQGESIQAHLEQKRVKLMKTADKMKKLSKSKSDVDFLKDYTEGKKGLIDICMSTVHISRMHHLHSWAQAVTDVTQELCDLIMESYSEKMNMVSKSGAKHAMPESLPSTLPDPETQEDFLTYTTRLTFDPDTTHYFLRLTVDNRKLTNTSPWRHSYQDHPSRFEYWRQAMTSESLYLGRHYIEAELSGVGTHVGVAYRSIDPKGEESGSCITGNDFSWCVGRNNRGFSVWHAGEETPLEASDIARVGIYVDFHRGLVSFYNTTGPMMLLHTYNTDFIEPLYITAWLSKKDNVVTLVNAK; encoded by the exons ATGACGACGACCAGCACAGATGTCGAGGAGAACTTGAGGGAAAAAGTGGAGGATCGGCCACCAGCCACACCACTGCGACAAGATGTGATGTGTGATTCCTGCATGGACGCCCCCAGCAGAGCGCTTAAATCCTGTCTGACTTGTCTGGTCTCCTACTGCGAAGCCCACCTCAGACCCCATCTAGAGAAAGACAAATTTCAGAACCATCGCTTAGTGGATCCCCTCCATGACATCGAGCGCCAGACTTGTGAAGTTCATCAGCTTCCCTTCAAGAGCTTTTGCTTTCTGGATGAGTGCTCTATCTGTGGGGACTGCGAGGGTCAGGAGCACGAAGGACACGAGATATTGTCTTTGGAGGAGGCTCGAGTACACTTTGAG ACTGAACTTCTGCAGAAACACCAGAGGATCAGTCAACATGTCTCAGATGTAGAGAGAATAATTGGAAAATTGCAGAGCAACGGTGATTTAATCAAG TCTTCAGCGCAGGAGGTTTGTGTTACTGTTGAACAGCAGTTCAATAGGCTGCAGAAGACTGTTGAAGAGGCCAGAAAACGGGTAGAGGCGCTTTTGGAAGGAGAGCAAAAGCAAGCTCTGAGACAAGGGGAGAGCATTCAGGCACATCTGGAGCAGAAGAGGGTGAAGCTGATGAAAACTGCAGATAAGATGAAGAAACTATCCAAGAGCAAATCTGATGTTGATTTCCTAAAG GATTACACAGAGGGGAAGAAGGGACTGATCGACATATGCATGTCCACTGTGCACATCAGTCGAATGCACCATCTACATTCATGGGCTCAAGCAGTGACTGATGTAACTCAGGAGTTGTGTGACCTGATTATGGAGTCCTACAGTGAAAAAATGAACATGGTCTCCAAAAGTG GTGCTAAACACGCGATGCCAGAATCTCTGCCATCTACTCTTCCTGATCCTGAGACCCAGGAAGACTTCTTGACAT acACAACGAGGTTAACCTTTGACCCCGACACTACCCATTACTTCCTGCGTCTAACGGTGGACAACAGAAAGTTAACCAACACCAGCCCCTGGCGGCACAGCTACCAGGACCACCCCAGCCGCTTTGAATACTGGCGTCAGGCCATGACTTCAGAGAGCCTCTACCTGGGGAGACATTACATCGAAGCAGAGCTGAGCGGAGTGGGCACACATGTCGGGGTTGCCTACAGGAGCATCGATCCTAAGGGAGAGGAAAGTGGCAGCTGCATCACCGGGAATGACTTTTCTTGGTGCGTTGGAAGGAACAACAGAGGTTTCTCTGTCTGGCATGCTGGGGAGGAGACACCCCTGGAAGCCTCTGATATAGCAAGGGTTGGCATATATGTTGACTTTCATCGAGGTTTGGTGTCTTTCTATAACACAACAGGGCCTATGATGCTGCTCCACACGTACAACACTGACTTTATAGAGCCCTTATATATAACAGCCTGGTTGTCAAAGAAAGACAATGTTGTGACTCTGGTTAATGCAAAATGA